The following proteins come from a genomic window of Carassius auratus strain Wakin chromosome 18, ASM336829v1, whole genome shotgun sequence:
- the LOC113118707 gene encoding SH3KBP1-binding protein 1-like → MARIGDIIHLNVGGKRFSSSRQTLTWVPDSFFSSLLSGRISTLKDETGAIFIDRDPSLFAPILNFLRTKELHPRSIDVRLLMHEAEFYGITPLVRKLQLCDELDRSSCGNVLFNGYLPPPVYPVKRRNRHSVAGAQLRGPVERAPVRRSNTMPPNLSKAALEERATGPVSDPGMVRIVCGHHNWIAVAYAQFVVCYRVKESTGWQQVFTSPQLDWVIDRVALNAKVMGGSLGDNDKMVAVASGTEIILWAICPDGNGSEIGVFSLNVPVEALFFVGNQLIATSHTGKVGVWNAVTKHWQNQDVVPINSYDTAGSFLILGCNNGSIYYIDVQKFPLRMKDNDLLVTELYRDPTEDAITALSVYLTPKTSDSGNWIEIAYGTSSGTVRVIVQHPETVGSGPQLFQTFSVHRSPVTKIMLSEKHLISVCADNNHVRTWTVTRFRGMISTQPGSTPLTSFKILSLDDIDGHGGCSAGTEIGPYGERDEQQVFIQRVVPDTDKLYVRLSSNGKRVCEVRSVDGTSITAFVVHECEGSSRIGSRPRRYLFSGHSNGSIQTWDLTTAMEIAGKVDIKALGGPTEEELLELLDQCDLALTRTPDMSPAASLTHSSRSSTCSLQSQFSEMARAAGGFRGPAPLTGSLPRQAPLVPLRPREPPHLGLSQASVAGSDLGSIRRGSFVERCQERAKSSDAAGLDAGRRSLAACSELDARISLRIQSSFSTPSSSSSAAAAASMRRPASAAPSPAPSPLSPARSQTPASPRRPPTSPTGESPSNEIVPGQESPASSSSTSPKPHMNETSF, encoded by the exons ATGGCGAGGATTGGAGACATCATTCATCTTAACGTCGGGGGGAAAAG GTTCAGTTCCTCCAGACAGACTCTGACATGGGTTCCTGACTCGTTCTTCTCAAG TTTACTAAGTGGACGGATATCAACCCTGAAAGATGAGACTGGAGCG ATCTTCATTGACCGAGATCCGTCTCTGTTTGCTCCCATTCTCAACTTCCTGCGCACCAAAGAGCTCCACCCCAG GTCTATAGATGTGCGCTTATTGATGCACGAGGCAGAGTTCTATGGGATCACGCCGCTGG TGCGTAAGCTGCAGCTGTGTGATGAGTTGGATCGCTCCTCCTGCGGGAACGTGTTGTTCAACGGCTATCTGCCTCCGCCAG TGTACCCGGTGAAGCGCAGGAACAGGCACAGTGTGGCAGGAGCCCAGCTCCGGGGGCCGGTGGAGAGGGCCCCTGTGAGGAGGAGTAACACAATGCCTCCGAACCTGAGCAAAGCTGCTCTAGAGGAGAGAGCCACAG GGCCGGTCTCTGACCCAGGTATGGTCAGAATCGTGTGTGGTCATCATAACTGGATTGCTGTGGCATATGCTCAGTTTGTGGTGTGTTACAG GGTTAAAGAGTCGACTGGGTGGCAGCAGGTGTTCACCAGTCCTCAGCTGGACTGGGTGATTGACCGAGTGGCTCTTAATGCCAAAGTCATGGGCGGATCCCTGGGGGACAATGATAAGATGGTTGCTGTTGCATCAGGAACAGAAATCATACTGTGGGCGATCTGTCCTGATGGAAACGGCAGTGAAATTG GTGTGTTCAGTCTGAATGTGCCGGTGGAGGCTCTGTTCTTCGTGGGAAATCAGCTCATCGCCACCAGCCACACGGGGAAAGTGGGAGTGTGGAACGCCGTCACCAAACACTGGCAG AACCAGGATGTGGTTCCTATCAACAGTTACGACACAGCCGGGTCATTCCTCATTCTGGGATGCAATAATGGATCTATTTACTATATAG ATGTCCAGAAGTTTCCTCTGAGGATGAAGGATAACGATCTGCTGGTGACCGAACTGTATCGAGATCCCACCGAAGACGCCATTACTGCTCTGAGTGTCTACCTGACGCCCAAAACAA GTGACAGTGGGAACTGGATCGAGATCGCGTATGGCACTAGTTCAGGCACGGTGCGTGTGATCGTGCAGCATCCGGAGACGGTGGGATCCGGTCCACAGCTCTTCCAGACCTTCTCCGTCCACCGCAgccctgtcaccaagatcatgcTGTCTGAGAAACACCTCATCTCTG TGTGTGCAGACAACAATCACGTGCGCACCTGGACGGTGACACGCTTCCGAGGCATGATCTCCACTCAGCCTGGCTCCACCCCCCTCACGTCCTTCAAGATCCTCTCACTGGACGATATCGACGGCCACGGAGGCTGCTCTGCTGGCACTGAGATCG GTCCGTATGGAGAGCGTGACGAGCAGCAGGTGTTCATCCAGAGAGTGGTCCCCGACACGGATAAACTCTACGTGAGGCTCTCCTCCAACGGGAAGAG GGTGTGTGAGGTGCGTTCGGTCGATGGGACGTCCATCACAGCGTTCGTGGTGCACGAGTGTGAGGGATCCAGCCGCATCGGCTCCAGGCCGCGCCGGTACCTCTTCAGTGGACACAGTAACGGCAGCATCCAGACCTGGGACCTCACCACAGCCATGGAGATCGCAGGGAAGGTGGACATCAAAG ctcTCGGGGGTCCCACTGAAGAGGAGCTGCTGGAGCTTCTGGACCAGTGTGATCTGGCTCTGACCCGAACACCAGACATGAGTCCCGCCGCgtctctcacacactcctcacgcaGCTCCACCTGCAG TCTTCAGTCTCAGTTCAGTGAAATGGCTCGAGCTGCTGGTGGTTTTCGGGGTCCGGCTCCTCTGACCGGGAGTCTGCCCCGTCAGGCCCCTCTGGTCCCCCTCAGACCCCGCGAGCCGCCCCACCTGGGCCTGAGCCAGGCGTCTGTGGCCGGCAGCGACCTCGGCTCCATCCGCAGGGGCAGCTTTGTGGAGCGCTGTCAGGAGAGGGCCAAGAGCTCGGACGCGGCCGGCCTGGACGCGGGGAGACGGAGCTTAGCCGCCTGCAGCGAGCTGGACGCACGGATCAGCCTCAGAATACAGTCCTCATTCTCcacaccttcatcatcatcatcagcagcagcagcggcaTCCATGAGGAGACCAGCTTCAGCAGCACCAAGTCCTGCTCCTTCACCGCTCAGTCCAGCCAGATCACAGACGCCCGCCTCTCCAAGACGACCTCCGACCTCTCCGACCGGTGAGAGCCCGTCCAATGAGATCGTACCTGGACAAGAAAGCCCCGCCTCTTCATCGTCCACCAGCCCCAAACCTCATATGAATGAAACCAGCTTCTGA
- the esrrd gene encoding estrogen-related receptor gamma — protein MDLKEFCLSENLQFLNQHNLLDASASDEPPSPTDAPLKAAPLSPSLGLDSSATPFSPGSASDSSGYSVFSGNPSLNPDSPVSSSSISSSSAVALFQPVGHTESLLSCDYIAALNPGPKRLCLVCGDFASGYHYGVASCEACKAFFKRTIQGNIEYSCPVVNDCEITKRRRKSCQACRFQKCLRAGMMREGVRMDRVRGGRQKYKRRVDSALSLFTKTPYAHPNKPIRNKVISQLLVCEPAPLRAAPDPATPDSDLKTLLTLCDLLNRELLVMIGWAKHIPGFSGLSLVDQMALLQSGWMETLVLNVVWRSQGSADELQFAENLRLNESQSRAAGLHDLYTALRHLTSKYQQMSLSQEELLTLKAMALANSDAENVEGAEAVQRFQDGLHEALQDYESSQRPSESHRAGRLLMTLPLLRQTALRAVRCFSRLHRDGRVPMHKLFLEMLDATI, from the exons ATGGACCTCAAGGAGTTTTGCCTGAGTGAGAACTTACAGTTTCTAAACCAGCACAA TCTTTTGGATGCGTCCGCCTCTGATGAGCCTCCGTCCCCGACCGATGCTCCGCTCAAAGCCGCTCCGCTGAGCCCCTCGCTCGGCCTGGACAGCAGCGCGACCCCCTTCAGCCCCGGCAGCGCGTCGGACAGCAGCGGCTACAGCGTCTTCTCCGGGAACCCGTCTCTGAACCCGGACTCCCCCGTCAGCTCCAGCTCCATCTCCAGCAGCAGCGCTGTGGCTCTCTTCCAGCCCGTCGGTCACACAGAGTCCCTGCTCAGCTGCGACTACATCGCGGCTCTGAACCCGGGGCCGAAGCGCCTGTGCCTGGTGTGCGGAGACTTCGCGTCCGGGTATCACTACGGCGTCGCGTCGTGTGAGGCGTGCAAGGCCTTCTTCAAAAGAACCATTCAAG GAAACATCGAGTACAGCTGTCCGGTGGTGAACGACTGTGAGATCACTAAGAGACGGAGGAAATCATGCCAAGCGTGTCGTTTCCAGAAGTGCCTGCGCGCCGGGATGATGAGAGAGG gtgtgcgTATGGACCGTGTGAGAGGAGGCCGACAGAAATACAAGCGCAGAGTGGATtcagcgctctctctcttcaccaAAACACCTTACGCTCACCCCAACAAACCCATCC GAAACAAAGTGATCTCCCAGCTCCTCGTATGTGAACCAGCTCCTCTGAGAGCCGCCCCTGACCCCGCGACCCCTGACAGTGACCTTAAAACCCTGCTGACCTTATGTGACCTGCTGAACAGGGAGCTGCTGGTCATGATCGGCTGGGCCAAACACATTCCAG GTTTCTCCGGCCTCTCGCTGGTGGATCAGATGGCGCTGCTCCAGAGCGGCTGGATGGAGACGCTGGTGCTGAACGTGGTTTGGAGATCTCAGGGTTCGGCTGACGAGCTTCAGTTTGCAGAGAACCTGCGACTGAACGAGAGCCAGAGCCGAGCCGCAGGACTCCACGATCTCTACACGGCTCTGAGACACCTGACCTCCAAATACCAGCAGATGAGCCTCAGCCAGGAGGAGCTGCTCACGCTCAAAGCCATGGCTCTGGCCAACTCAG ACGCAGAAAACGTGGAGGGTGCTGAGGCCGTGCAGCGCTTCCAGGACGGGCTCCACGAGGCCCTACAGGACTACGAGAGCAGCCAGCGTCCGTCTGAATCTCACCGCGCCGGACGCCTGCTCATGACGCTCCCTCTGCTGCGTCAGACGGCGCTCAGAGCCGTGCGCTGCTTCAGCCGGCTGCACAGAGACGGACGCGTGCCCATGCACAAACTCTTCCTGGAGATGCTGGACGCCACGATCTAG